The Anopheles merus strain MAF chromosome 2L, AmerM5.1, whole genome shotgun sequence genome has a segment encoding these proteins:
- the LOC121593104 gene encoding retinaldehyde-binding protein 1-like, producing the protein MASGSGVTATALSVDKCPSRYEANDISPPESHRTIALQELGETDVRRVESLRLLREWIATHPHIRRCRTDALFLLRFLRARAYDVQAAQTTLVRYLTMRQLFRIWYENLDPSDRYMRELVENVRGCLPLGLDRSGRMVALVKVRCYDVARFNCYHLGRLQHMLFEAFFDDVELQIAGGVAIIDCDGATMGHFVCFKLSDIRNFMDCLVHALPVRVKEVHIVRLPRIGQALGNLVLSFAAEELRKRIFFHASMDEVLKCVDQDLLPVEYGGKSCPEEITDNLKRRLADKRDTLLLLDRMEIEVEPYAHLWRQSDEGDVEFGMEID; encoded by the exons ATGGCTTCTGGTTCGGGCGTCACCGCTACGGCACTGTCCGTGGACAAGTGTCCTTCCCGGTACGAGGCAAACGACATCAGTCCGCCGGAGTCGCACCGTACGATCGCCCTCCAGGAGCTGGGCGAAACGGACGTACGACGCGTGGAGTCACTGCGCCTGCTGCGCGAATGGATCGCCACCCACCCCCACATACGCAGATGTCGCACGGACGCGCTGTTTCTGTTGCGATTTCTGCGTGCCCGTGCGTACGATGTGCAGGCCGCACAAACCACGCTCGTGCGCTATCTCACTATGCGCCAGCTGTTTCGCATTTGGTACGAAAATCTCGACCCATCCGATCGGTACATGCGCGAGCTGGTGGAGAACGTGCGCGGCTGCCTGCCGCTCGGGCTGGACCGGTCCGGCCGCATGGTGGCTTTGGTGAAAGTTCGCTGCTACGATGTGGCCCGCTTCAACTGCTACCATCTCGGCCGGCTGCAGCACATGCTGTTCGAGGCGTTCTTTGACGATGTGGAGCTGCAGATTGCGGGTGGTGTGGCGATCATTGACTGCGACGGTGCCACCATGGGACACTTTGTCTGCTTCAAGCTGTCCGACATCCGGAACTTCATGGACTGTCTCGTGCACGCGCTGCCGGTGCGGGTGAAAGAGGTGCACATTGTGCGGCTGCCCCGCATCGGCCAGGCGCTGGGCAATCTGGTACTGAGCTTTGCCGCCGAAGAGCTGCGCAAGCGTATTTTC TTCCACGCCAGCATGGATGAGGTGCTGAAGTGTGTCGACCAGGACCTGCTGCCGGTGGAGTACGGTGGCAAGTCGTGCCCGGAAGAGATCACGGACAACTTAAAGCGACGGTTGGCGGACAAACGGGacacgctgctgctactcGATCGGATGGAAATCGAGGTGGAACCGTACGCTCATCTTTGGCGTCAGTCGGATGAAGGGGATGTGGAGTTTGGGATGGAGATTGATTAA
- the LOC121593360 gene encoding retinaldehyde-binding protein 1-like, protein MEKLYSVEKCPQSYDQYEFTLPDLYRKLAKDELREDDEIREQSLTQMREWIAKHPYIRKCRTDASFLLRFLRFRKYSVPMACEALERYLAMRETFPQWFKNLDCNDPAMREMLQDGVFTKLGQDAEGRTVILFRFARFNVDKFSSLQEGRFTVLLIETLLECEELQIGGFRVLIDYTGSVLKHYGIWGVSDMKVFMDAINRSYPIRIREVHGAKFPKFAVSLLNLLLTFASPKLKDRITCHNSVEEMAKRCESTLLPKEWGGVCDLQEFNQRFQDHLEDRRQVLLALDEMDIDTTNYTSLWKHHEAPENEIDSGAMGTFRKLDVD, encoded by the exons ATGGAAAAGCTCTACTCGGTTGAGAAGTGCCCGCAAAGTTACGATCAGTATGAGTTTACCCTGCCCGACCTGTACCGCAAACTAGCAAAGGATGAGCTCCGCGAGGACGACGAGATTCGGGAGCAATCGTTGACGCAGATGAGGGAGTGGATTGCCAAACATCCGTACATACGCAAGTGCCGAACGGATGCGTCGTTTCTGTTGCGCTTTTTGCGCTTCCGAAAGTACTCCGTACCGATGGCGTGTGAGGCGCTGGAGCGATACCTTGCGATGCGTGAGACCTTTCCGCAGTGGTTTAAGAATCTTGATTGCAATGATCCCGCAATGCGAGAAATGCTTCAGGACGGTGTGTTTACGAAGCTCGGCCAAGATGCCGAGGGCAGGACGGTGATCCTCTTCCGGTTTGCCCGTTTCAATGTGGACAAGTTTAGCTCACTGCAGGAAGGTCGCTTTACGGTGCTGCTGATCGAGACCCTGCTCGAGTGTGAAGAGCTACAGATCGGTGGCTTTCGGGTGCTGATCGATTATACTGGCTCAGTGTTAAAGCACTACGGCATTTGGGGCGTTTCGGACATGAAGGTGTTTATGGATGCGATCAACCGCTCGTACCCGATACGGATCCGTGAGGTGCATGGTGCCAAGTTTCCTAAGTTTGCTGTTTCGTTACTAAACTTGCTGCTGACGTTCGCTAGCCCAAAGTTAAAGGATCGCATCACA TGTCACAACAGCGTCGAGGAAATGGCAAAGCGATGCGAATCGACACTTTTACCCAAGGAGTGGGGCGGTGTCTGTGATTTGCAGGAGTTCAATCAACGGTTCCAGGATCATTTAGAGGACAGACGGCAGGTGCTGCTGGCGTTGGATGAAATGGATATTGATACGACGAATTATACTTCACTCTGGAAACACCACGAAGCGCCCGAGAACGAAATAGATAGTGGAGCGATGGGAACCTTTAGAAAGCTTGATGTGGATTAA
- the LOC121592537 gene encoding clavesin-2-like: protein MSPPASSNNYSVEKRPQTYDQYEFTLPDLYRKMAKDELREDDEIREQSLTQMREWIAKHPYIRKCRTDASFLLRFLRFRKYSVPMACEALERYLAMRETFPTWFKKLDCNDPAMRELFEDGVCTKLGQDSEGRMVILFRVKLLNVDKFGPLEQGRLVALLIESLLEWEELQIGGFRVMLDFTDTVMKHYGMWGVSDMKIFMDAINRSYPIRFREINGAKFPKFAVSILNLLLTFASPKLKERIVCHNTVLEMKGKFEPSLLPQSYGGELDTEEMGRKFLKHLEDRRNVILALDDMDIDVAHYSSLWSQTNLVENEVEGGVAGSFRKLNVD from the exons ATGTCTCCCCCGGCGAGCTCCAACAACTATTCCGTCGAGAAACGTCCCCAAACGTACGATCAGTATGAGTTTACCCTGCCCGACCTGTACCGCAAGATGGCAAAGGATGAGCTCCGTGAGGATGACGAGATTCGGGAGCAATCGTTGACGCAGATGCGGGAGTGGATTGCCAAACATCCGTATATTCGCAAGTGCCGTACGGATGCGTCGTTTCTGTTGCGCTTTTTGCGCTTCCGAAAGTACTCCGTACCGATGGCGTGTGAGGCGCTGGAGCGATACCTTGCGATGCGCGAAACGTTTCCTACGTGGTTTAAGAAGCTGGACTGCAACGATCCGGCAATGCGAGAGCTGTTCGAGGACGGTGTGTGCACGAAGCTGGGACAAGATTCGGAGGGCCGAATGGTGATCCTGTTCCGCGTGAAGCTGCTGAACGTGGACAAGTTCGGACCGCTGGAGCAGGGCCGGCTGGTGGCGCTGCTGATTGAGTCACTGCTCGAGTGGGAAGAGCTACAGATCGGTGGCTTCCGGGTGATGCTAGACTTCACCGACACCGTCATGAAGCACTACGGTATGTGGGGCGTCTCCGACATGAAGATCTTCATGGATGCGATCAACCGCTCGTACCCTATACGGTTCCGCGAGATTAATGGTGCCAAGTTTCCCAAGTTTGCTGTTTCGATTCTGAACCTGCTGCTAACGTTCGCCAGTCCCAAATTGAAGGAACGAATAGTT TGTCACAATACGGTGCTGGAGATGAAGGGAAAGTTCGAACCTTCGCTTCTGCCACAGTCGTACGGCGGTGAGCTGGATACGGAGGAGATGGGGCGCAAATTTTTGAAACATCTCGAGGATCGTCGGAACGTGATACTGGCGCTGGATGATATGGATATCGATGTAGCACACTACTCTTCGCTGTGGAGCCAAACGAACTTGGTGGAAAATGAGGTCGAGGGCGGTGTGGCCGGCAGCTTCCGAAAGCTGAATGTGGATTAG